The window AGATTAATAAGTGTTAAGAGATTAAGCAAATTTACAGATTTGTTGCCGCTGTTCCTCCCTCGCCAGGAGAACCACCACCTCCCACCTTTCTTGGGCATCTTCTCCTTCATGATCTTCTCCACTGTAGCCTGGGGCAGAGAGCAAAACGGgacccaaacaaacacaaaacaacacagtAAAAAACGCTGAAAAACTGAACCCATACAAGACtttaaatcaacacaaaaaCGTGTCTGAAGGTAAATGGTGTAAATTAAAGCTGCACAGCTGATTATGTCCTCAGAGTGAGTAAGGCAGGGAGAGAAAGTAAAAAGGGAGAAGAAACAGACATAAAATGGCATATCAGACGTACGGAGCTGTAGCAGAGCACCCCGGTGAGACAACAGACAAAAAACTCTAATGTTGAGTAAATGTAACCAAGGTAAGACGactgaatgggtggatggaggataaaaagaggaaattaaaaagATGGAAGAAGAACAGAAAGCAAAGACAAAGTTTAACCTTGAGCATTGCATAACATTAAGTTCACGAGGCTACATTAACATAATGCCCATAATTCCTCCAAAATATGGATTTAGACCATTTCAGAGCTctatgtaaaaataaaaatagttttaCTGGGCCCAAGCTGTAGCCACGGCAGTACCCGCTGCAGCCGGAAGGGGGAGCCACAAATCTGGTCTATATGTGAACACAAACGTCGGCGCTGCTTCTGAATTTCTTACCTTCGGCAGTGGTTTCTGAAAGGCTTGCATGGCCAGCATAAGTGGGGCTGCAGTGCTCCAGTTGTAGTACCTGAAGATAAAAACAAGATGTGACGCTATAAATCCTGTGGATATAGTAAAAATCTGTCTGTATTTGCAGGTAAATCTGTGCAGCATAAGTCAAACTGGTGGTTATCTTACTTGGAAGCAATCCTTACAACTAAGTTGGGGTCATCAATGATGGAGGGGTTTTCTGCAAATTGCTGGTAAGAGATGATCTTCTCGTGAAACTGCTCTGTAATGAGCCACACATTACACATTACATTAGATTCTGTTCGCCTCTAGCaacactgtgtttgtgtttcttaaGCGAGTGTTTCTTTACCTTTTGTGATCTCTCTGTTGTCTGCGAGTCCTCCACACAGagagatggtgatagatggAAGGTCAGCCATGTGGTCGCAGTAGCTGTCCACTCCACTGTCCCCGCCTGAGCTGACTGTCTGCGGGGACAGACTGGTGCCGTGGAGGCCAGGATCTGAGAGGCTCCTAACCACTGCCCCGGCATCACTGCAGGGCACAGAAGATGGTGGGACTGGCTGGCACATTTGCAAAAGCTTCAACTACGTAGAGGTCCGCAGCGCCACAAACCTCTTGGGAAAATAAAGAGCTGCCACTTCAGGCTCCAGctctgtgatgtcatccaggTAAATACCATCAGATCCTAGATGGCGGCTTCGTTTGTCTGCAACAGAGAAAGATTTTACTATGAGAATCGAGCAGCAAAGGGAATATTGTGTATAATCTTTATTGTAATGTTACCTTTTCTCTTGGTTGGAGAATCTGTTTTGCCTGGTGGAAGGGTCACCGTCTCCTCCATGTCACCCGTCCTACGAGCCTCCGCTACTCCAGCTTGGACAGTTTCGGTCTCCATCCTCGCTGAGTCTGACTCCATCCCCACCGCGATGGCCGTCTCATCCGTAGCCTCGCGGCTCAATAACAGTCCGAGTTCTGGTATTTCCGAACACGCTTCGCGCCGCTCGGAGGGCATCTCTGGAGTTATCACGCGGAAGTGTGTGCTTTCGGACACGGGGATGGATTCTGGGCACACTGGgggtggttcagatctcaccTTGAGGAAGGACggctggaagaggagaaaagaaaaacgcTAAGATTGAAGGAagcaggtttgtttttgtcGTGCGGATGTATCCACAGTATACTCGTTGCTTACGGTTGCAGCCTGTGGCAGTTCTCCCCACGCCCAGTGCATGGTGGGATTCTGACTCTCCGCCTCTGAGGACTTGCTCATCAGTTCAGAGTCACTCTTGGGAGAGGTGGAACGAGAGTTTCCAGGACTTTTGGGGAAAGTGCATAAACGACAATAAGAAACAGAACACCTGTAATGGGCAACAAAGCAGTCACCATATAAGCCAGTCACACACCTCTGTAGGGGGCTCCACTCCCCGTCGGAGCGTGTGTGGAGTCTGCTCTGCTGGAAAGAGCCGCTGGCTGCCTCGTCTCTTAAGATGTCCCGTGACGTGCCCCTAAATCAAGCAAGTACAAATATGTTAAAtaggatttttttcttcctttgatGTGCTTTTAAAGCCCCTCAGAGATTGTGCCCAGACATGTTGGACTCCACCTGCACTAGAAACATGACGTGTCCTGCAGCAAACAGTGTCCCAAAATGCTGCAAACTGGATTTGAGTTAGCACAAAAGACCACTCTCTAGTCAGGGTTAATCAGGTACACAATATATATAAGAGCGGACTTTGCTAGAGGCCAATAAACATGCTCAGTGGTGATGAATCGACTGCTCCTTGTGTTGTTTTGCAATTCCGCTCACATGCAGAGGGGGAAATAACACTATGCTGTTACTCTTTCCAGCTACAGCTGCAATCATTCACAGCAAGGGGATTTAAGCTATTGCTCCTATAGCTGCCTGCCTATAGATCAGATCTCTGAACTGTTGACCCGAAACCAGCGACAGCTTGAGACACTTCCCCTTTTCATGAGCAGAGCTTTTCCTTTGATACCCTGAGAAAACGGGAGTGTTGTGCGCATGCTTTTGAGTGTTTTGTGAGCGTGTTTATGCCACAGCTGGAGGCCCTTCTGCTACACAGCCtgctctgtttatttttcccaATTCCAGCAGCTTTCAAAGCTCGTTGACGCGATGTTATACTTTTTTTCTTGCTGCACTACTGTCCGCACAGTGCTCTGTCACGTggctccctcccttccccaaaATTTCCACTATTTTCTGCTTACAtcactctttcttttttcaccaCTCTTTCATCttcattaaatatatatatatatatatgtcccACCTGCTGCTCTCCATCTCCGTCCCTTCGTCCGAGCTGATGTCTATGGTGAACATGTCATCGTCCTCCGAATATTCCCCACTTTCCTCCCTCCATAAGCTGTCTGCTCGtgcctttctcctcctcttcctcctcttttttgcACCACCAGCCTCTCCAGTGCTTCCCGTGGAGCCCAAGGTTTGTATGGTCTGACCTACAGAGCTCTTCCTCccaatcagagaggaggtcTTTAGTATGACTCCATCAGACAGGATCGGAGAGGTGGCCAGGTAGGAgggaaccacttcctgttgacacaaaaaacaaatcattttttcTTTGTATTCAGTGTTCCAGAACAAGATCTGTACTGGAATTTTACCCATTTCCATTTAAGGAAAATGCTTTCCACGTGCCTCTTATTCTGTCAGTGCAAGATAGTATAAacacgtggtgtgtgtgtgtgtgtgtgtgtgtgtgtgtgtgtgtgctcgtgtgtaTGTCGGCACGTGTACACGTACATATAGAAACAGAAGGAGGAAGCACTGAATTATGGTCACATGACATGTGGTCTGGATGTACTTGGTATAAAGctaaaaaagagacagagggacagacaatcctcctcccctcctcattttTCCAGGAATGGGAATCTGACACCACTGTGGGGAAAACAAACCTCCCGTGACCCTTTTTTTCATGCTTGCAAGGAGTTGGTAGTTAAGCATAACTTCTGCACACTTCCGCATGGGTGTGGAATATTAAAAACATATTTCCAAGAACGTGACTTTGTTGTTTCAacctagaaaaaaaaaatcttttctggGAACAAAttgaaaactgctgtttttggTAGTTTTGATTTTacggttttaaaaaaaagggtttccTCATATGCTAAATTAACAAATTCTGCATCATTGCCAAATTCATGAAGGCGCGTTGTGCTTCAAAATGCTACTGGTATTTTCCCTGACATCAGACCACGAGCTGATTTAGGTCAGAGAGGCTGAGTTAGTAAATGCTGCATTCAGGACTCCCCAAAATATGTTTTCaggcaggaaggaaagaagaaatTCCTGGCCAGGGTGCCAAATCAGCACAGTGTGCCCCCTTGTCCAATCTCCTATACTATGCATGAGGCTTCTTGACTGTAAACATGGGTGTCTCTAAGACGCGGGGGAATCGTGTCTATATTTAGGCGTGAGTAAAAAGTGTTAGCACAAAGATCAAAAAAACATGCAAACCTGATCATTTTCAGTCTCTTGCACAAAGAACGCTTCCCCATTGTCCCCGAGCTTCATATGCAGGTCCACGGGTTCTCCGTTGATCTCCATGTccacctgcaggacagaaaaaaaacattaaaatattagAGGGCTATCACAATTAGCCTCTATCCAGTTTTCTTCAATGTTCCTACCACTTTCTCTCGCGACCGGAGGACTCCCATCTTTCCGAAGCGGACGTGGAAAGGAGAGCACTGCAGGGAGCCATCGGGCTGTTTGACCACGATGACGTCGATGCAGCCGGAAAGGGTGGCGGGGTTAAGGCCCCGATAGAGCTCTTTGACCTGGACAAACACCTGCCCGGCCAACTGCCCCACGTAGTTCATGGTCTGACGGGTCTGGATAGAAAAAAGATTGTGAAATAAAGTTATTAAACCATAATTTGACATCTCTCAGTCTTTTGGGACGAACTTAGCTCATTGCTTGTTGACCTTTTCACCCTCCACATACTGATCAGTAGGGAGATATAGAACACAGAGACCCAGAGACCCAGACGGGAGAGGAAAGTGCAGAGGCTGCGGTAGCTTTTGTGTTGCAGAGATAAGTCACAGCCATTTCTggagctgattggctgagctaAAACAGGGCCCATGTGAATAGAGCACTTCCTTAATGCAAACGTCTTGTCAGTAACACAGGCGGTTACACAGGTTGGTTTCATCTTCGTCTGCATCATTGTCTCATATGTATCGTTTCAGGTTTAAAGGCCTTAAAGCCCCTGAAAGTAACAGACATGTAAAATAAGCCTCCGTGAACTGAAGACATCCAGTTGCCAAAGTTGCTCAAAGTTCAGAATTTTAATCATAATGAAATTTTAAAGAATACAAGCTACAAATAAATGGAGAGATCACCAGAAGGAGCAAAACTAATCCCTGTCCCACAACCCAGTATGTAATTAGTTTGGGAAAACATCACTGAAAACATAATGATACATAAAACCTGGATTGGAAATCAGGATATTGTTTTAATAAGTTACGACAAACGTACGTCACAGAACAAATCAGAATGTGGGAACATATGTTAATGACACGCACTGCGCTTGGCTGAGGAGCTTTGACGGCAGctctaaacaaataaaaaaggccTAAAGATAAATCCTGAGACTGACGGCCGCTCATTCATCTGTACACAATCATGGCTCTTGCACAACTTTCTTGAGCGAAGCTACGGCTTCAATGGAAATAATTGTTTATTCTGGCAAATTTTCAACTAATGCCTAAAAGAGGGACACACTTTGACATAAAACACAAGACTTCACGCACGTCATTCTACATTTGTCTATAATTTAGAGGAAGAATTATCAACACTaagcaacaaaaacacccaAAGACTGGCCAAGCAAGATGGATCACGTTTCTGCAGCTTTCCAGAACTGGAGCGAGGAAAACAAGCCCTCCCTCGCTGAGCACGTGTCACGGAGGCCCCCCAAACATGAGTcccaaacagagcagcagatgaaCTCCACAAATACTTTAGGAGCTGCCTATAGATGACCTTCACCGTCATTTCAATTATTCATTTTGCTTTCACTGAGGCATCCAGTTACCGAGCTGATAGCAATCACGTTCAAAGCAGGAGCCCTTTTTTGCTATCAGCTCTATGCACCTAGATCCAAAAATAGATCCCCATATTGCTGATGAAAGAACACTTTGCTTTAAAAAGGGGTGATCGTGAAGGATGCCAACCCATTTGTTTGAGGAATTGCTCTTTGATTT of the Takifugu flavidus isolate HTHZ2018 chromosome 19, ASM371156v2, whole genome shotgun sequence genome contains:
- the lpin1b gene encoding phosphatidate phosphatase LPIN1 isoform X2, with product MSEVCRWEKKTRQTMNYVGQLAGQVFVQVKELYRGLNPATLSGCIDVIVVKQPDGSLQCSPFHVRFGKMGVLRSREKVVDMEINGEPVDLHMKLGDNGEAFFVQETENDQEVVPSYLATSPILSDGVILKTSSLIGRKSSVGQTIQTLGSTGSTGEAGGAKKRRKRRRKARADSLWREESGEYSEDDDMFTIDISSDEGTEMESSRGTSRDILRDEAASGSFQQSRLHTRSDGEWSPLQSPGNSRSTSPKSDSELMSKSSEAESQNPTMHWAWGELPQAATPSFLKVRSEPPPVCPESIPVSESTHFRVITPEMPSERREACSEIPELGLLLSREATDETAIAVGMESDSARMETETVQAGVAEARRTGDMEETVTLPPGKTDSPTKRKDKRSRHLGSDGIYLDDITELEPEVAALYFPKSDAGAVVRSLSDPGLHGTSLSPQTVSSGGDSGVDSYCDHMADLPSITISLCGGLADNREITKEQFHEKIISYQQFAENPSIIDDPNLVVRIASKYYNWSTAAPLMLAMQAFQKPLPKATVEKIMKEKMPKKGGRWWFSWRGRNSGNKSDSASDGGACGSAEQAGKMTNRHKEESSSSDEDLRAAKQSSSAIQTDLVLGSGGVSYKKTLRLTSEQLMSLQLQDGPNDVIFSVTTQYQGTCRCQGTIYLWNWDDKIIISDIDGTITRSDTLGHILPTLGKDWTHQGIAQLYHKVSQNGYKFLYCSARAIGMADMTRGYLHWVNERGTMLPMGPVLLSPSSLFSALHREVIERKPEIFKVECLNDIRTLFSPNQQPFYAAFGNRPTDVYSYKEVGVPLNRIFTVNPKGELVQEHAKTNVSSYVRLSEVVDHVFPLKTRTSSSDFPCSDTFSHFTYWRQQLPLVEDRGPTPTQPHSPSS
- the lpin1b gene encoding phosphatidate phosphatase LPIN1 isoform X1, encoding MTSTEDEEELDEAVEQYDTTWSWTRQTMNYVGQLAGQVFVQVKELYRGLNPATLSGCIDVIVVKQPDGSLQCSPFHVRFGKMGVLRSREKVVDMEINGEPVDLHMKLGDNGEAFFVQETENDQEVVPSYLATSPILSDGVILKTSSLIGRKSSVGQTIQTLGSTGSTGEAGGAKKRRKRRRKARADSLWREESGEYSEDDDMFTIDISSDEGTEMESSRGTSRDILRDEAASGSFQQSRLHTRSDGEWSPLQSPGNSRSTSPKSDSELMSKSSEAESQNPTMHWAWGELPQAATPSFLKVRSEPPPVCPESIPVSESTHFRVITPEMPSERREACSEIPELGLLLSREATDETAIAVGMESDSARMETETVQAGVAEARRTGDMEETVTLPPGKTDSPTKRKDKRSRHLGSDGIYLDDITELEPEVAALYFPKSDAGAVVRSLSDPGLHGTSLSPQTVSSGGDSGVDSYCDHMADLPSITISLCGGLADNREITKEQFHEKIISYQQFAENPSIIDDPNLVVRIASKYYNWSTAAPLMLAMQAFQKPLPKATVEKIMKEKMPKKGGRWWFSWRGRNSGNKSDSASDGGACGSAEQAGKMTNRHKEESSSSDEDLRAAKQSSSAIQTDLVLGSGGVSYKKTLRLTSEQLMSLQLQDGPNDVIFSVTTQYQGTCRCQGTIYLWNWDDKIIISDIDGTITRSDTLGHILPTLGKDWTHQGIAQLYHKVSQNGYKFLYCSARAIGMADMTRGYLHWVNERGTMLPMGPVLLSPSSLFSALHREVIERKPEIFKVECLNDIRTLFSPNQQPFYAAFGNRPTDVYSYKEVGVPLNRIFTVNPKGELVQEHAKTNVSSYVRLSEVVDHVFPLKTRTSSSDFPCSDTFSHFTYWRQQLPLVEDRGPTPTQPHSPSS
- the lpin1b gene encoding phosphatidate phosphatase LPIN1 isoform X3 — protein: MNYVGQLAGQVFVQVKELYRGLNPATLSGCIDVIVVKQPDGSLQCSPFHVRFGKMGVLRSREKVVDMEINGEPVDLHMKLGDNGEAFFVQETENDQEVVPSYLATSPILSDGVILKTSSLIGRKSSVGQTIQTLGSTGSTGEAGGAKKRRKRRRKARADSLWREESGEYSEDDDMFTIDISSDEGTEMESSRGTSRDILRDEAASGSFQQSRLHTRSDGEWSPLQSPGNSRSTSPKSDSELMSKSSEAESQNPTMHWAWGELPQAATPSFLKVRSEPPPVCPESIPVSESTHFRVITPEMPSERREACSEIPELGLLLSREATDETAIAVGMESDSARMETETVQAGVAEARRTGDMEETVTLPPGKTDSPTKRKDKRSRHLGSDGIYLDDITELEPEVAALYFPKSDAGAVVRSLSDPGLHGTSLSPQTVSSGGDSGVDSYCDHMADLPSITISLCGGLADNREITKEQFHEKIISYQQFAENPSIIDDPNLVVRIASKYYNWSTAAPLMLAMQAFQKPLPKATVEKIMKEKMPKKGGRWWFSWRGRNSGNKSDSASDGGACGSAEQAGKMTNRHKEESSSSDEDLRAAKQSSSAIQTDLVLGSGGVSYKKTLRLTSEQLMSLQLQDGPNDVIFSVTTQYQGTCRCQGTIYLWNWDDKIIISDIDGTITRSDTLGHILPTLGKDWTHQGIAQLYHKVSQNGYKFLYCSARAIGMADMTRGYLHWVNERGTMLPMGPVLLSPSSLFSALHREVIERKPEIFKVECLNDIRTLFSPNQQPFYAAFGNRPTDVYSYKEVGVPLNRIFTVNPKGELVQEHAKTNVSSYVRLSEVVDHVFPLKTRTSSSDFPCSDTFSHFTYWRQQLPLVEDRGPTPTQPHSPSS